A stretch of the Meles meles chromosome 19, mMelMel3.1 paternal haplotype, whole genome shotgun sequence genome encodes the following:
- the LOC123930524 gene encoding uncharacterized protein LOC123930524, whose product MSPTHTSSPSMAPGQVHAAARRGLAGPPGRGRPCSSVDIKGLQAGEGAAATHTMKPAGALLLLCAALLLTSGGDCNICSSVEHDVTLFITGTPDEYVQQVAQYQNDSAILENARSLKECVDAKFTEEDKMNTISVLVGPALCVRLPGAYLGVCSGWRGAPSFLLHHGPSLGIQKEKSFMNGEAERMVWERVSPALGLSGPPWLLSAAQPPVRELAGPPVSLALPGLGVRPSGLASLTPVSPACEPGPLNC is encoded by the exons ATGTCGCCTACACATACATCTTCTCCCTCCATGGCCCCCGGGCAAGTCCACGCTGCAGCCAGGAGAGGCCTAGCAGGGCCTCCTGGGAGAGGACGGCCCTGCTCCTCCGTGGACATAAAAGGGCTCCAGGCGGGGGAGGGAGCAGCTGCCACCCACACCATGAAGCCGGCTGGTGCTCTCCTGCTTCTCTGCGCTGCCTTGCTCCTGACCTCCGGCGGAG ATTGTAACATTTGCTCGTCTGTGGAGCACGATGTCACCCTGTTCATCACGGGCACCCCTGACGAGTATGTCCAGCAAGTGGCCCAGTACCAAAATGATTCTGCAATTTTGGAAAATGCCAGAAGCCTGAAGGAGTGCGTGGACGCGAAGTTCACAGAAGAGGACAAGATGAATACTATCAGTGTGCTGGTGGGTCCAGCTCTATGTGTCCGTCTCCCTGGCGCCTATCTGGGGGTCTGCTCAGGGTGGCGGGGGGCACCCAGTTTTCTTCTCCACCATGGCCCTTCCCTGGgaatccagaaagagaaaagcttCATGAATGGGGAAGCGGAGAGGATGGTATGGGAAAGAGTCAGCCCAGCCCTGGGGCTTTCCGGCCCGCCTTGGCTGCTCAGTGCTGCCCAGCCACCAGTCCGGGAGCTGGCAGGCCCTCCCGTGTCCTTGGCATTGCCCGGCCTCGGTGTCAGGCCCTCAGGGCTGGCCTCCCTGACTCCAGTCTCTCCAGCCTGTGAGCCTGGACCTTTAAACTGTTAG